A genomic region of Lysinibacillus sp. 2017 contains the following coding sequences:
- a CDS encoding DRTGG domain-containing protein, with amino-acid sequence MSTKHEKILQYIESLPVGDKISVRQIAKEMQVSEGTAYRAIKEAENRRLVSSIERVGTIRIEKKKKENIERLTFAEIVNIIDGQVLGGKSGLHKTLTKFVIGAMKLEDMMRYTDAGSLLIVGNRTQTHEYALKTGAAVLITGGFDTTDENKRLADELDLPIISTSYDTFTVATMINRAIYDQLIKKDILLIEDIYVPIEETAVLKNTHTIADFHVQNQRTSHGAYPVITSQNKLVGMITSKDVIGKDETDAIDKVMTKNPIAASMKTSVASAGHRMIWEGIDLLPVIDEDGHLKGVISRQDVLKALQHAQRQPQHGETIDDLVKNEMRVLGEEDISVEFTVTPQMTNQFGAISYGAFTTLLTEVGAFALKRRKRGDAVMENMTIYFIKPVQMESVLTVQPRILDMSRKFVKMDFEVFSGTLLVGKALMTFQLLER; translated from the coding sequence TTGTCAACGAAACATGAAAAAATCTTACAATACATCGAATCACTACCAGTAGGAGATAAAATTTCTGTCCGACAAATTGCAAAAGAAATGCAAGTAAGTGAAGGAACCGCTTATCGTGCGATTAAAGAAGCGGAAAATCGTCGTCTCGTTAGTTCAATAGAACGTGTCGGTACGATTCGTATTGAAAAGAAAAAGAAAGAAAATATTGAGCGTTTAACATTTGCTGAAATTGTAAATATTATTGATGGTCAAGTTTTAGGTGGGAAATCAGGCTTACATAAAACTTTAACGAAATTCGTAATAGGTGCAATGAAGCTAGAAGACATGATGCGCTATACGGATGCAGGTAGTTTATTAATTGTAGGGAATCGTACACAAACACATGAATACGCGCTAAAAACAGGTGCTGCTGTATTAATTACAGGTGGTTTTGATACGACGGATGAGAATAAACGCTTAGCGGATGAACTGGATTTACCAATTATTTCAACAAGTTATGATACATTCACGGTTGCAACGATGATTAACCGTGCGATTTACGACCAATTAATTAAAAAAGATATTTTATTAATTGAAGATATTTATGTACCGATTGAGGAGACAGCTGTACTTAAAAATACGCATACGATTGCAGATTTTCATGTACAAAATCAACGAACATCACATGGTGCATACCCAGTTATCACAAGCCAGAACAAGCTTGTCGGGATGATTACAAGTAAAGATGTAATTGGAAAAGATGAGACAGATGCAATTGATAAAGTCATGACGAAGAACCCAATTGCGGCATCAATGAAAACCAGTGTTGCATCAGCAGGTCACCGAATGATTTGGGAAGGAATCGATTTACTACCAGTCATCGATGAAGATGGCCATTTAAAAGGTGTTATTAGTCGTCAAGACGTTCTAAAAGCATTGCAACATGCTCAACGTCAGCCACAACATGGTGAAACCATTGACGATTTAGTGAAAAATGAAATGCGTGTACTTGGGGAAGAAGATATTTCTGTAGAATTTACTGTAACGCCACAAATGACCAACCAATTTGGCGCAATCTCTTATGGAGCGTTCACAACATTGCTTACAGAAGTTGGTGCATTTGCATTGAAACGACGTAAGCGTGGCGATGCCGTTATGGAAAATATGACAATCTATTTTATTAAACCAGTACAAATGGAAAGTGTGCTAACTGTACAACCACGTATTTTAGATATGTCACGTAAATTCGTGAAGATGGATTTTGAAGTGTTCAGTGGAACATTACTTGTTGGGAAAGCGCTTATGACTTTCCAACTACTAGAGCGATAA